In Leptospira stimsonii, a single window of DNA contains:
- a CDS encoding adenylosuccinate synthase, whose product MPASLVVGTQWGDEGKAKVIDFLSKDTDIIVRYQGGANAGHTVVVHGKKYVFHLVPSGVIYDQTTCVIGNGVVLDPLFFIEECDRLQKEGFPVYDKLLLSDACHLLFPYHSQIDSARETTLSQEHKIGTTKKGIGVCYADKMMRTGLRVGDLLDDSYQSRLKHLVEEKNRELDKLYGMSPVSYNEINEGLKFFLSKVKKNIINTAYYLDNELKKGKRILLEGAQGTGLDVDFGTYPYVTSSNPTTGGALIGTGISFQHLKHVIGITKAYTTRVGEGPFPTELLGEPGEALRQKGGEFGATTGRPRRCGWFDAEMLKHSVRINGITSIALTKIDILSDYDSIPVAVGYKLNGKTLDCFPSQCLEKVEVVYEEFPGWKTDISGISEFQKLPEKCKDYISTLEKLIGVKINLVSTGPDRKDTIHGDSF is encoded by the coding sequence ATGCCCGCATCGTTAGTAGTAGGAACCCAATGGGGTGATGAAGGAAAAGCGAAAGTGATCGACTTTCTCTCCAAGGACACGGACATCATCGTTCGTTATCAAGGCGGTGCGAACGCCGGTCATACCGTGGTCGTTCACGGGAAGAAGTATGTGTTTCATTTGGTTCCTTCCGGAGTGATCTACGACCAGACGACCTGCGTGATCGGAAACGGAGTCGTTCTCGATCCTCTTTTCTTTATAGAAGAATGTGATCGCCTTCAGAAGGAAGGTTTTCCCGTTTACGACAAACTTTTGTTAAGCGACGCCTGTCATCTTTTGTTTCCGTATCATTCCCAGATCGATTCTGCGAGAGAAACAACGCTCAGTCAGGAACACAAGATCGGGACCACAAAAAAAGGGATCGGAGTCTGTTACGCCGATAAGATGATGAGAACGGGTTTGAGAGTAGGGGATCTTTTGGACGATTCTTATCAATCGCGACTCAAACATCTCGTGGAAGAAAAAAATCGCGAGTTGGACAAACTCTACGGAATGTCTCCCGTTTCCTACAATGAAATCAACGAAGGTCTGAAATTCTTCCTTTCCAAAGTAAAGAAGAATATTATAAATACCGCATATTATCTCGACAACGAACTTAAAAAAGGAAAAAGAATCCTTCTGGAAGGCGCACAAGGAACCGGTCTGGACGTGGATTTCGGGACGTATCCTTATGTGACGAGCTCCAATCCTACGACCGGCGGAGCTCTGATCGGAACCGGAATTTCTTTCCAACATCTCAAACACGTGATCGGAATCACAAAAGCTTATACTACGAGAGTGGGAGAAGGACCATTCCCTACGGAATTACTGGGAGAACCCGGAGAAGCACTTCGTCAGAAAGGTGGAGAATTCGGCGCTACGACGGGACGTCCGAGACGTTGTGGTTGGTTTGACGCGGAGATGTTGAAACATTCTGTTCGGATCAACGGGATCACGTCGATCGCTTTGACAAAGATCGATATTCTTTCCGATTATGATTCGATTCCGGTTGCGGTCGGTTATAAACTCAACGGAAAAACTCTGGATTGTTTTCCTTCTCAGTGTTTGGAAAAAGTAGAAGTTGTCTACGAAGAGTTTCCAGGTTGGAAGACGGATATTTCAGGGATCAGCGAGTTTCAAAAACTTCCCGAAAAATGTAAGGATTATATTTCCACCTTGGAAAAACTCATCGGCGT